The genome window acttcctctggacttcctcaacactgagatcctgactgatgttacagagtccgcctcagtgggtgtgctgctgacaaacctcatcagagggaatctgcttccctctgctcgcctctggataaccacacggcctgcagcagccaatcagatccctgctGAGTGTGTTCACATGGTGACcgaggtcagagggttcactgatGGCCAGAAGGAGGACTACTTCAGTaagagatacagagacaagAAGCAGGaaagcagaatcatctcccacatcaagacatcacgaagcctccacatcatgtgtcacatcccagtcttctgctggatcactgctacagttctggaggacgtgttgaagaccagagggggaggagagctgcccaagaccctgactgagatgtacatccacttccttgtggttcagtccaaacagAAGAACATCAAATACGATGGAGGAGCTGGGACCGATTCAAACTGGAATGAAGAGACAAAGAAGATGATCGAGTCTCTGGggaaactggcttttgagcagctgcagaaaggcaacctgatcttctatgaatcagacctgacaaagtgtggcatcgatatcagatcagcctcagtgtactcaggagtgttcacacagatctttaaagaggagagaggactgtaccaggacaaggtgttctgcttcgtccatctgagtgttcaggagtttctggctgctcttcatgtccatctgacattcattaactctggagtcaacctgctgtcagAAGAACAAACAACATCATGGTGGTCTGAAGTGTTCAGAGACAAATCAACACGtttctaccagagtgctgtggacgaagccttacagagtccaaatggacacctggacttgttccttcgcttcctcctgggtctttctctgcagaccaatcagaatctccTACGAGGCCtgatgacacagacaggaagtagctcacagaccaatcagaaaacagtcaagtacATCAAGACGAAGATCAGTgagaatctgtctgcagagagaagcatcaatctgttccactgtctgaatgaactgaatgatcgttctctagtggaggagatccaacagTACCTGAgatcaggaagtctctccacagataaactgtctcctgctcagtggtcagctctggtcttcatcttactgtcatcagaaaaagatctggacgtgtttgacctgaagaaatactctgcttcagagaaGACTCTTCTGAGgatgctgccagtggtcaaagcctccaacaaagctctgtaagtgggatttattcatcaataaatactctgatatctttgaacaggagttaaatataaataacttgtttccttcctgttgtctctccagactgagaggctgtaacctgtcagagagaagctgtgaagctctgtcctcagttctcagctcccagtcctctagtctgagagagctggacctgagtaacaacgatctgcaggattcaggagtgaagctgatctctgttggactgaagagtccacactgcacactggagactctcaggtcagatcaagaacaataatctttgaaaacacagtattttattctgatttagaATCACTTCATAATCAATGAAATATGAACTGTAGCTGAGATAcacaaataatttatattttaatatcatgTGACTTTCATTACTGGACGTTTGTTTATTCCTGATTATACAACAAGTTGATCCGACCAGAAAACCTGATTGGTCAGCTAGACATTTAGAACGTactcaaatcagcatgacagcacacccagagccaTTGGAGGACACCTGGTGCATCACATAAAGTATTACTCCtccatttccatggcaacattgTAACTTCCAGGTCTGAAtcaaaaacagtaacgttagcctacagcATTGATACAATGGATCGTTTTGTTGATAATTTTGATTTATATGGAGGACTTAGTTTTGATGAATGGTTGGAAGACGATGAGAAGTGAATTATTGGAtgaaacaacatttttacaaCAATCTGGAGTTAACTGTTACTGGAATAGTTTGGataacatcagctgtttggatcccatcagctgttggatcacatcagctgttggatcacatcagctgttggatcacatcagctgttggatcacatcagttgttggatcacatcagctgttggatcacatcagctgtttgaatAACATCAGCTGTGCCACTGACGCGTCAATAATGAAGTTTGCGGACGTatagtagcaaaaaaaaaatgtttattagaTATTTTAGTTATAACCAGATAAAGTTAGCCaagcagtttggtgtttatatgtgcggtaGTTATTACGTTTTAGAAAATTCCACGATCACTACCATtacaaagctaacattagcttaagaTCTGAATGGCTGACTAACgtttaacagggagggactacaaatgatttctgttgcttttctttatttttagagttaattgccccacaatatgaaCACAGTTTGATTATAATTTTTACTTAATTGGTAACCATTAATCGCTTtattacacgagagggtttgatttaacgtcatgTTATCACTTCAGTCATGCTTAGCTGCTTCACTGTcgtgccaataatgacgttaaatcaaaccctctcgtgtaatattgcttaGTTCTGTTACGATTAATTATCATGTTTCAGACTTGTTTAGAGTAGAGCAgcagatatttaaacatgctgagaagggatttcatatactgtatgtacatttcTCTAAACTTTAAGCTTTATTAAATTTAAACCACCCCTCTCATGTCAGGATTTAAAATTTAGCAATTTGGAAACCTTTAAATGTTTCCAAAGCATTTTCTAAAAAGCACAAAGTATGAACTATGgctatggcattttttttaaaaagtatgtgAATTTGAATACTGGATGTCTTTTTATTCCTCATTCAGTCACAATTagttatcatgtttccaacttgtttagaaaatggattttatattctTTAACACCAAAAgtctggagactctcaggtcaggattcaTTAACCCATTCAACTGATGACCATTTAACTTTAGTTGATGAAAACAGCTGCTTTGTGTCTGTTGATACGATAAACTTGGGCAGtagttattaattatataattattaatttctagACTCAGAGTTACTTTCCATGAggatttttcattgtttacttttgttgttaaataattaaatagaacAGTTCATCTTAATGGTGTATTCtaaatctggaccaaaatgtaCCTGGACAACAAACATAAAACTAACACATGGCTCCACGTGTTGACAGAGGgttcctgtgtgttgttctgtgtgtttgcagtctgtcaggctgtctgatctcagaggaaggctgttcttctctggtctcagctctgagctccaacccctcccatctgagagagctggacctgagctacaatcatccaggagactcaggagtgaagctactgTCAGCGGGACTGGAGGCTCCACTCTggagactggagactctcaggtacaaacactgatgAACAAAAAGGAGATATTTGTGTAGGAAGTTGTAAAGGAGAACATCTCCAGGAACTAAAATCATAACTCCCTCTTGTTAATAATTGATGTAGTTTGGACAGATATCTGTATGTTAAAGGAACTGTCCGTGTTTTGAAGAAACATCCTTTTTATGTGTGAagagtgtgtggatgaagcattaatTTACTCTTTTGGCAGACTCGTTAGCTAGaggtttaaaatgtcagttgccGTTGCTGCATGGCTCATGTGCTCGATCAGAGACGCACACTGACATCTTGACCAATTATTGTACAAAGTTCCTCTTGTGCTGGGAGAGTACCGACTCTAAGGTTAAAAAGTCCCTCAAAACGCTCTTTCCTAGTCCCTGCGGGACAAAcacaatatatgtgtgtgttagagtgatgTAATTGTgatgtaattgtaattgtaattgtaattgatgtttctctacagagaaaggtccactgttgcaccaaatgcttgcccttgggggaattgttgggtctttgtaaatgataGTGTGGCAGTGGCACAGACAGCCGTAATCCTGTACGCACTGTGTACACTGTTGTGTAACAGTGCGTACTAATGCACTGAGTttagccggatactcggctgaaacgagtatccggtacggataaagcacttttgccgagtatgagtattatacgagtaatacgagtcaatatctgtgctcggattgaataaaaatcgtTGACTAGcggactgtgtctgcgttctgtgataggctagtcgtcacagcgcccctcccctacacacatacagatgtattgtgttgctgtgtcccgctctgctcactcacacagaacagctctctctctctctgtctctccctcagtcactcaggtccgcgggtcttttccgttaacgtttagggttttttcCAAGtgtatctcgctgcagtctgtgAGAAGGCCGGGCTTGACAttttaggcttgaagttggtgatctgcctaagtccgactgtctggaaaggacttaggcagatcaccaacttcaagcctaaaaccccccactccttcaatgaccgacacctagccaacgacctgaacgagttctactgccgatttgaaagacaaaaggacagtcctgacaccatcccccacgacacctccctacagctacagccactgtgcatcacctccacctcgcccacctcagcagggtcctgggcccccccaccaatgccctccttaaaggtcccctccacctccacccccccctcccacctcagtgatgaccctctccattcacgagagggacgtcaacagactgttcaggagacagaatcccaggaaagctgctggaccggatgctgtctccccatccagcttgaagcactgcgctgaccagctgtctccagtgttcacagacatttttaacacctcactggagacatgtcacgtgccagcctgcttcaagacctcaaccataatccctgtccccaagaagccaaggaccacaggacttaatgacttcagacccgtcgccctgacctctgtggttatgaagtcctttga of Sander lucioperca isolate FBNREF2018 chromosome 5, SLUC_FBN_1.2, whole genome shotgun sequence contains these proteins:
- the LOC118495003 gene encoding protein NLRC3-like, coding for MEERRLEMEERGLMERLEWQKERIAMESEIEMLRRRLRTQQRPESPEPEPEPEPEPEPEPGPSCVSFKSDWSQRRHINFKGEQPSAEKRIHQRPDSAEPEPSCVSFKSDRSLDCFIDFKGQQPSADKRVDQEISEVPSGQSAQQHQIHLDSIFMLLEENIGTFVNNELKKIQKVLNPDYPECSESQREDEDEDEEQRSSREAFLKITLHFLKRMKQDELADRLQRMCKRKLKTNLNQKFQCVFEGIAKAGNPALLNQMFTEIYIMEGGTAEVNDEHEVRQIEIASRKPNRPETTIRREDIFKAPPGRDEPIRTVMTKGVAGIGKTVLTQKFTLDWAEDKANQDIQFIFPFTFRELNMLKEKKYSLVELVDHFFSETKEAGICRFEEFQVVFIFDGLDECRLPLDFLNTEILTDVTESASVGVLLTNLIRGNLLPSARLWITTRPAAANQIPAECVHMVTEVRGFTDGQKEDYFSKRYRDKKQESRIISHIKTSRSLHIMCHIPVFCWITATVLEDVLKTRGGGELPKTLTEMYIHFLVVQSKQKNIKYDGGAGTDSNWNEETKKMIESLGKLAFEQLQKGNLIFYESDLTKCGIDIRSASVYSGVFTQIFKEERGLYQDKVFCFVHLSVQEFLAALHVHLTFINSGVNLLSEEQTTSWWSEVFRDKSTRFYQSAVDEALQSPNGHLDLFLRFLLGLSLQTNQNLLRGLMTQTGSSSQTNQKTVKYIKTKISENLSAERSINLFHCLNELNDRSLVEEIQQYLRSGSLSTDKLSPAQWSALVFILLSSEKDLDVFDLKKYSASEKTLLRMLPVVKASNKAL